Proteins co-encoded in one Arthrobacter globiformis genomic window:
- a CDS encoding globin domain-containing protein has translation MLSDKARPVIEATLPLVGSRIGEITPKFYARLFAAHPELLDGLFSRSNQRSGNQQQALAGSIAAFAAHLVNNPGTLPEAVLSRIAHKHASLGISEPQYQVVYEHLFAAIADDLAEAITPEIAEAWTEVYWLMADALIKLEKDLYAAQSNTKIWMPWTVVEKTPAGTGAMTFTLAPADDTPVTPALPGQYISVKVQLPDGICQVRQYSLSDEAGTSRTFTAKLDDGGDVSPVLHRSVAVGDTLEISNPYGEITLKDGDGPVVLASAGIGCTPTASILRSLAQAGSERQVLVLHAESSMESWALRGQMTADVERLDGADLEVWLEEPQAGTKAGFMSLRELELPADASLYLCGPLPFMKKIRDEAIEAGIPATRIHYEVFGPDIWLAA, from the coding sequence ATGCTCTCGGACAAAGCCCGTCCTGTCATCGAAGCCACCCTTCCCCTGGTCGGTTCACGAATCGGTGAGATCACCCCCAAGTTCTATGCCCGGCTCTTCGCCGCGCACCCGGAACTCCTGGACGGGCTGTTCAGCCGCTCCAACCAGCGCTCCGGCAACCAGCAGCAGGCCCTTGCCGGCAGCATCGCCGCCTTCGCCGCCCACCTGGTGAACAATCCGGGCACACTGCCGGAAGCCGTCCTCTCCCGGATCGCCCACAAGCACGCCTCCCTGGGCATCAGCGAACCGCAGTACCAAGTGGTCTACGAGCACCTGTTTGCCGCTATCGCCGACGACCTGGCCGAGGCCATCACGCCGGAAATCGCCGAAGCCTGGACCGAGGTCTACTGGCTCATGGCAGACGCCCTGATCAAGCTGGAAAAGGACCTGTACGCAGCACAGTCCAACACCAAAATATGGATGCCCTGGACCGTCGTCGAAAAGACCCCGGCGGGAACCGGCGCCATGACGTTCACCCTGGCGCCGGCGGATGACACCCCCGTCACCCCCGCACTGCCGGGCCAGTACATCAGCGTGAAGGTCCAGCTGCCCGACGGCATCTGCCAGGTCCGGCAGTACTCCCTGTCCGACGAGGCCGGGACAAGCCGCACCTTCACCGCCAAGCTGGACGACGGCGGCGACGTGTCCCCGGTTCTGCACCGCAGCGTGGCCGTGGGCGACACCCTGGAGATCTCCAACCCGTACGGCGAAATCACCCTGAAGGATGGCGATGGTCCCGTGGTCCTCGCTTCCGCCGGCATCGGCTGCACGCCCACCGCATCGATCCTGCGTTCCCTCGCCCAGGCCGGTTCCGAACGCCAGGTCCTGGTTCTGCACGCCGAAAGCAGCATGGAGAGCTGGGCGCTGCGCGGGCAGATGACCGCCGACGTGGAACGCCTGGACGGAGCGGATCTTGAAGTCTGGCTCGAGGAGCCGCAGGCCGGCACGAAGGCCGGCTTCATGTCCCTGCGCGAGCTGGAACTTCCCGCCGACGCCTCCCTGTACCTGTGCGGCCCGCTCCCCTTCATGAAGAAGATCCGCGACGAAGCCATCGAGGCAGGCATCCCGGCAACACGGATCCACTACGAGGTCTTCGGCCCGGACATCTGGCTGGCCGCCTAG
- a CDS encoding RrF2 family transcriptional regulator → MKINAFADVSLRALMVLAAAPEGGLLTTQNVADAVGTPYNHVSKAVAKLRMLGLIDVERGRNGGSRLSVAGRRVTVGQVLRELDTREDAAECIGPAGSCPLISECRLRGALARAREAFYRELDDVVVAELPTSRQMTPVFEAIGLRPGA, encoded by the coding sequence ATGAAAATCAACGCCTTCGCGGACGTCAGCCTGCGCGCCCTCATGGTGCTCGCTGCTGCACCCGAGGGCGGCCTGCTTACCACCCAGAATGTCGCGGACGCCGTCGGAACCCCTTACAACCACGTCAGCAAGGCCGTGGCGAAGTTGCGCATGCTGGGTCTAATTGACGTTGAGCGTGGCCGCAACGGTGGTTCGAGGCTCAGTGTCGCCGGCCGCCGTGTCACCGTGGGCCAGGTTCTACGGGAGCTGGACACCCGCGAGGACGCCGCCGAGTGCATCGGCCCGGCTGGCAGCTGCCCCCTCATCAGTGAATGCCGGCTCCGGGGCGCCCTGGCGCGGGCGCGCGAGGCTTTTTACCGCGAGCTCGACGACGTCGTGGTGGCCGAATTGCCGACCTCACGCCAGATGACGCCCGTTTTCGAGGCGATCGGGCTGCGCCCCGGCGCCTGA
- a CDS encoding phosphomannomutase/phosphoglucomutase — MTSDQTRTFDLSASFKAYDVRGIVGESITAEIVEAVGAAFVDVLGLEGQTVLVGGDMRPSSPEFSKAFARGAATRGANVQLLDLISTDELYYACGALNAAGATFTASHNPAEYNGIKMAKAGAVPISSETGLKEIQALAEQYLNTGFIPAAETQGQIGVRDVLKDYAEYLRALVDLSGSRPLKVVVDAGNGMAGLTTPAVLGDTLLPKLPFDIVPLYFELDGSFPNHPANPLEPENLRDLQAAVVEHGADIGLAFDGDADRCFVIDEKGEAVSPSAITGMVARREIARAKAQGEAKPTIIHNLLTSRAVPELVAEDGGRAVRTRVGHSFIKAVMAEEGAVFGGEHSAHFYFRDFWNADTGMLAAMHVLAALGEQDGPLSELGREYEPYVSSGEINSEIEDKAGAVERVRADFETEDVAVDHLDGSTFTAADGSFWFNLRPSNTEPYLRLNAEATDRATMERVRDRVLALVRS; from the coding sequence GTGACTAGCGACCAGACCCGTACTTTTGACCTTTCGGCCTCGTTCAAGGCGTATGACGTCCGCGGCATCGTGGGTGAATCCATCACCGCTGAAATCGTCGAAGCCGTAGGAGCAGCGTTCGTTGACGTGCTTGGCCTTGAGGGACAGACAGTCCTTGTCGGCGGTGACATGCGCCCGTCCTCCCCCGAATTCAGCAAGGCGTTCGCCAGGGGTGCCGCCACCCGGGGCGCCAACGTCCAGCTGCTGGACCTGATTTCCACAGACGAGCTGTACTACGCGTGCGGAGCCCTGAACGCCGCGGGCGCCACGTTCACCGCGAGCCACAACCCGGCCGAGTACAACGGCATCAAGATGGCCAAGGCCGGCGCCGTCCCCATCTCCTCCGAGACCGGCCTCAAGGAGATTCAGGCTCTCGCCGAGCAGTACCTGAACACGGGCTTCATCCCCGCTGCCGAAACTCAGGGCCAGATCGGCGTCCGGGATGTGCTGAAGGACTACGCCGAGTACCTGCGCGCACTCGTTGACCTCTCCGGTTCGCGCCCCCTCAAGGTCGTGGTGGACGCCGGTAACGGGATGGCCGGACTGACCACGCCGGCCGTCCTGGGCGACACGCTGCTTCCGAAGCTGCCCTTCGACATCGTTCCGCTCTACTTCGAACTGGACGGCTCTTTCCCGAACCACCCGGCCAACCCCCTGGAGCCGGAAAACCTGCGCGACCTGCAGGCAGCCGTCGTCGAACACGGCGCGGACATCGGCCTGGCGTTCGACGGCGACGCCGACCGCTGCTTCGTCATCGACGAAAAGGGCGAGGCGGTCTCGCCATCGGCCATCACGGGCATGGTGGCCCGCCGCGAAATCGCCCGCGCAAAGGCCCAGGGCGAGGCAAAGCCCACCATCATCCACAACCTCCTGACCTCCCGCGCGGTGCCGGAACTCGTCGCCGAAGACGGCGGCCGGGCCGTGCGGACCCGGGTGGGCCACTCCTTCATCAAGGCCGTCATGGCAGAGGAAGGCGCAGTTTTCGGCGGCGAGCACTCCGCCCACTTCTACTTCCGTGACTTCTGGAACGCGGACACCGGGATGCTGGCTGCCATGCACGTGCTGGCCGCCCTCGGCGAACAGGACGGCCCGCTTTCGGAGCTCGGCCGGGAGTACGAGCCGTATGTTTCCTCCGGCGAAATCAACTCGGAAATCGAGGACAAGGCCGGCGCGGTGGAGCGCGTCCGGGCCGATTTCGAGACCGAGGACGTGGCGGTGGACCACCTGGACGGCAGCACCTTCACCGCCGCTGACGGCAGCTTCTGGTTCAACCTTCGCCCCTCCAACACCGAACCGTACCTGCGGCTGAACGCCGAAGCCACGGACCGGGCCACGATGGAGCGCGTGCGCGACCGCGTGCTGGCCCTGGTCCGCAGCTAG
- a CDS encoding MFS transporter: MNKLSANQAWSPRLALLVAATFFMEFLDGTVLTTAIPSIAGDFRVPSASVNITMTAYLMTVAMGIPLSGWLAERLGARRIFCLAIAVFTVASLLCAASQDLTVLTVSRVLQGLGGAMMVPVGTLLVLRGTPKSDLLRATAYLVWPGLLAPVLAPLVGGALTTYLSWHSIFLINLPLGAAAFLAALRLVPAVPGDRSRRLDWLGLALTTAGVGALVAGLELASGHPGGFWTWPSILAGVLALAAAVFWMRRAAHPLFDLTVFGTRTFRATNSGGFIYRLTISAVPFLLPLMFQNGFGWSPLHAGIMVAAVFIGNIGIKPATTPLIRRFGFKPVLVFASLASAATFALCAMLTPATPEPLVFALLVCSGAFRSIGFSAYASVQYADIQPGQLTSANAVSATIVQLATGAGIAVGALLLRLFESDSLLSSGLGGILSAGPDGSGVAAYRGAFLSIAVLMLLSTVDSLMLHRHAGAEVSRPGPAPAEAPRPHRPA, from the coding sequence ATGAACAAGCTTTCTGCCAACCAGGCCTGGAGCCCCAGGCTGGCCCTGCTTGTGGCGGCCACGTTCTTCATGGAGTTCCTCGACGGGACGGTCCTGACGACCGCCATCCCGAGCATCGCTGGGGACTTCCGGGTGCCGTCGGCCAGCGTGAACATCACCATGACCGCCTACCTGATGACGGTGGCCATGGGCATCCCGCTGAGCGGCTGGCTGGCGGAGCGACTCGGGGCCCGGCGGATTTTTTGCCTGGCCATCGCTGTCTTCACCGTGGCGTCGCTGCTGTGCGCCGCCAGCCAGGACCTCACGGTGCTGACCGTCAGCCGCGTCCTGCAGGGCCTGGGCGGGGCGATGATGGTGCCGGTCGGTACGCTGCTGGTGCTTCGCGGGACGCCAAAGTCGGATCTGCTGCGCGCCACGGCCTATCTCGTCTGGCCCGGGCTGCTGGCTCCGGTCCTGGCGCCACTCGTGGGCGGCGCCCTGACCACTTACCTGTCCTGGCACTCGATCTTCCTGATCAATCTGCCGCTTGGCGCCGCAGCCTTCCTCGCCGCCCTGCGCCTGGTCCCCGCCGTTCCCGGCGACCGCAGCCGCCGGCTGGACTGGCTTGGGCTTGCCCTCACAACGGCCGGCGTGGGAGCGCTCGTGGCGGGCCTTGAACTGGCCAGCGGCCACCCCGGCGGCTTTTGGACCTGGCCGAGCATTCTGGCCGGGGTTCTCGCGCTGGCAGCGGCGGTCTTCTGGATGCGTCGCGCGGCCCACCCGTTGTTTGATTTGACAGTGTTCGGCACCCGCACCTTCCGGGCCACCAACTCGGGCGGCTTCATCTACCGGCTGACCATCAGTGCCGTGCCGTTCCTGTTACCGCTGATGTTCCAGAACGGCTTCGGATGGAGCCCGCTGCATGCGGGCATCATGGTGGCCGCCGTGTTCATCGGCAACATCGGCATCAAGCCCGCCACGACGCCGCTCATCAGGCGCTTCGGATTCAAGCCCGTATTGGTGTTCGCGTCCCTGGCGTCGGCTGCCACCTTTGCCCTCTGCGCGATGCTGACCCCAGCTACGCCGGAACCGCTGGTATTCGCGCTGCTCGTGTGCAGCGGGGCGTTCCGTTCCATTGGCTTCTCCGCGTACGCATCGGTCCAGTACGCCGACATCCAGCCTGGGCAGCTGACGTCTGCCAATGCCGTCTCGGCCACGATCGTTCAGCTGGCCACCGGGGCCGGAATCGCAGTGGGCGCCCTGCTGCTGCGCCTCTTCGAGTCGGATTCCCTGCTCTCGTCCGGGCTCGGCGGCATCCTGTCAGCCGGACCTGACGGCAGCGGCGTGGCCGCCTACCGCGGCGCATTCCTGTCGATTGCGGTGCTGATGCTCCTCAGCACCGTCGACAGCCTTATGCTGCACCGGCATGCGGGGGCCGAGGTCAGCCGGCCTGGGCCAGCGCCAGCGGAAGCACCGCGCCCGCACCGGCCCGCCTGA
- a CDS encoding prolyl oligopeptidase family serine peptidase, which produces MTTTAADSAPASGAAPTETAPAPTDENIWLEDIYGEEQLAWVREQNARTEDLLEDADYARLEGGILEVLDSTDKIAMVNKHGEWYYNFWKDRQNPKGLWRRTSWDSYCSDAPEWDVLLDVDALAAADGVEWVFHGANLLRPEPGQPYRRALVALSPDGGDANRYREFDVKTRTFVDPAAGGFDLPTAKGNVSWLDADTLLVASTAEDLPRTASSYARTAVRLRRGQDLTDAPRIFEIPEDHMMAIVAHDSTPGFERTFAVDWIDFFNHRTSVLQDGGWVPVDVPTDVNTGVHREWLLFRPQRDWTVNGTTYAAGSLLAADFRAYLAGVRELTVLFAPDPHTSLQSWSWTRNFLLLNLLKDVSSEIRVLDPAASWRSSLLDACPPLHDVNAFAVDDEDDAESGAGDDFWLVATGFTTPSTLTRGTLARGTAGGGASGGTAGAGVVSSHAEVKASPSFFNEADYEVQQHFAVSADGTRVPYFQVAARGLVLDGQNPTQLSGYGGFEVSRTPAYSGTIGRAWLERRTAAVPGDGLAEGHSRGGVYVVANIRGGGEYGPSWHRAALQENRHRAYEDFAAVARDLISRGVTSRERLGCVGGSNGGLLVGNMLTRYPELFGAVSCGVPLLDMRRYAKLSAGHSWIAEYGDPDLPEHWEFIKTFSPYHQLKDGVEYPETFIWTATSDDRVGPVQARKMAARMLAMGIPNVWFHEALEGGHAGASDNRQAAALQGRSQHFLWKALAEGMA; this is translated from the coding sequence ATGACCACCACCGCAGCTGATTCTGCCCCTGCGTCCGGCGCCGCTCCCACGGAGACCGCGCCCGCGCCCACCGACGAGAACATCTGGCTGGAGGACATCTACGGCGAGGAACAGCTGGCTTGGGTGCGCGAGCAGAATGCCCGCACGGAGGACCTGTTGGAGGACGCCGACTATGCCCGGCTCGAGGGCGGGATCCTTGAGGTGCTGGACTCGACGGACAAAATCGCCATGGTGAACAAGCACGGCGAGTGGTACTACAACTTCTGGAAGGACCGGCAGAACCCCAAGGGCCTGTGGCGCCGGACCAGCTGGGACAGCTACTGCAGCGACGCCCCGGAGTGGGACGTGCTGCTCGACGTGGATGCCCTGGCGGCCGCCGACGGCGTGGAATGGGTCTTCCACGGAGCAAACCTGCTCCGGCCGGAACCCGGGCAGCCGTACCGGCGCGCGCTGGTGGCGCTCTCCCCCGACGGCGGCGACGCCAACCGCTACCGGGAGTTCGACGTCAAGACCCGCACCTTCGTTGATCCCGCCGCCGGCGGCTTTGACCTCCCGACGGCGAAGGGGAACGTCTCGTGGCTCGACGCGGACACGCTGCTGGTCGCCAGTACGGCAGAGGATCTCCCCCGCACTGCGTCGTCGTACGCCCGCACCGCCGTGCGGCTGCGCCGCGGCCAGGACCTGACGGATGCACCGCGCATCTTCGAGATTCCCGAGGACCACATGATGGCGATCGTGGCCCACGACTCCACGCCCGGCTTTGAGCGGACGTTCGCGGTGGACTGGATCGACTTCTTCAACCACCGCACGTCCGTGCTTCAGGACGGTGGCTGGGTGCCGGTGGACGTGCCCACCGACGTGAACACGGGCGTCCACAGGGAATGGCTGCTGTTCAGGCCGCAGCGCGACTGGACGGTGAACGGCACCACCTACGCGGCCGGCTCCCTGCTCGCCGCCGATTTCCGGGCGTACCTGGCCGGCGTGCGCGAACTGACGGTTCTCTTTGCCCCGGACCCGCACACGTCCCTGCAGTCCTGGAGCTGGACGCGGAACTTCCTGCTGCTGAACCTGCTGAAGGATGTGTCCTCGGAAATCCGTGTACTGGATCCGGCTGCCTCGTGGCGGTCCTCGCTGCTGGACGCCTGCCCGCCGCTGCACGACGTCAATGCCTTCGCCGTGGACGACGAGGACGACGCGGAAAGCGGGGCCGGGGACGACTTCTGGCTCGTTGCCACGGGCTTCACGACCCCGAGCACGCTGACCCGCGGGACGCTGGCCCGGGGAACCGCCGGCGGCGGGGCTTCAGGCGGAACTGCCGGGGCAGGCGTGGTGAGCAGCCATGCGGAGGTGAAGGCGTCGCCGTCGTTCTTCAATGAGGCGGACTACGAGGTGCAGCAGCACTTCGCCGTCTCCGCGGACGGCACGCGGGTGCCGTACTTCCAGGTGGCCGCGCGGGGCCTGGTCCTCGACGGGCAAAACCCCACGCAGCTCTCCGGCTACGGCGGCTTCGAGGTCTCGCGCACGCCCGCGTACAGCGGCACCATCGGCCGGGCATGGCTGGAGCGGCGCACCGCCGCAGTTCCAGGCGACGGCCTTGCGGAGGGGCACAGCCGGGGCGGCGTTTACGTCGTGGCCAACATCCGTGGCGGCGGGGAATACGGCCCGTCCTGGCACCGCGCAGCGCTGCAGGAAAACCGGCACCGCGCCTATGAGGACTTCGCGGCGGTGGCCAGGGACCTGATCTCGCGGGGTGTCACCAGCAGGGAGCGGCTCGGCTGCGTCGGCGGCTCCAACGGCGGCCTGCTCGTGGGCAACATGCTGACGCGGTACCCCGAACTGTTCGGTGCCGTGTCCTGCGGGGTGCCGCTGCTGGACATGCGCCGGTACGCGAAGCTGTCGGCGGGACACTCGTGGATTGCCGAGTACGGCGACCCCGATCTGCCCGAGCACTGGGAATTCATCAAGACCTTCTCGCCGTACCACCAGCTGAAGGACGGCGTGGAGTATCCGGAGACCTTCATCTGGACCGCGACGTCCGATGACCGCGTGGGTCCCGTGCAGGCCCGGAAGATGGCCGCGCGCATGCTGGCCATGGGCATCCCCAACGTCTGGTTCCACGAAGCGCTGGAGGGCGGGCACGCCGGTGCCTCGGACAACCGGCAGGCCGCCGCGCTCCAGGGCCGCAGCCAACACTTCCTGTGGAAGGCGCTGGCGGAGGGCATGGCCTAA
- a CDS encoding FAD/NAD(P)-binding protein, with protein MAISQSIRTALIGAGPRGTSVLERLLANWSAARPAGARLHIDVIDPFPAGPGHVWQPGQSRLYLMNTQSFYPTLVPEDTGLAAPVAGTTFDRWRKAQQHSPLPELSDDERAELAVLGSGDFPSRAIYGRYLRSTFEELLAALPDGVTIDMHQATATAARRQQDGTFDVELNGGGLNDGGTLTVDSVVLALGHLASRLSPEQRELQAAAARFGLRYFPPAVPADVDWSVIPAQEPVLVRGMGLNFFDVMGQLTEGRGGKFVEAGDALEYRASGQEPIIYAASRRGTPYRSKATLAGYYPASVTLRYFTGKALQRFAAAGIVPAFDHDLWPLLHRDALWAYYTTLLRSQPDAVQDHAAFLKELDEALHPHAHSTGRWEEDFNAVVGRHVHPGSRLDLRGLAAPLSGRTFASRAELDAAVVDYLDDDARRSALGEDDPVKMAIGALHHGRAVLKSVVADGGITDESWVAGLRGWFEPLVEGLASGPPALRAEQLAALARAGIVSFVGPDPKFGVARGKRAFTAASPWVHGGAAEAHTLVEALAPANRVALNESPLLEQLLADGLVRPRTMMTVEGTPVQSSGLDVRPHPYRPVAANGELTDRMYVLGLQLSATQWGTAIAAEAAQQAGPVYPSGQRTLRDADEIARGILGLAPNASSGPAA; from the coding sequence GTGGCTATTTCGCAGAGCATCCGGACGGCGCTGATTGGCGCCGGTCCCCGGGGTACCAGCGTGCTGGAGCGGCTGCTCGCCAACTGGTCCGCCGCCCGCCCCGCCGGAGCCCGCCTGCACATCGATGTCATCGATCCGTTTCCCGCCGGTCCGGGGCACGTCTGGCAGCCCGGACAGTCGCGTCTCTACCTGATGAACACGCAGTCGTTCTACCCCACGCTGGTTCCCGAGGACACGGGTCTGGCCGCGCCGGTGGCGGGCACCACCTTCGACCGCTGGCGGAAAGCCCAGCAGCACAGCCCCCTGCCGGAGCTCTCCGACGACGAACGGGCAGAGCTCGCCGTGCTGGGATCCGGCGACTTCCCCAGCCGCGCCATCTACGGCCGCTACCTGCGGTCCACCTTCGAGGAGCTGCTCGCCGCGCTGCCTGACGGCGTCACCATCGACATGCACCAGGCGACGGCCACCGCTGCGCGCCGGCAGCAGGACGGAACGTTCGACGTCGAACTGAACGGGGGTGGACTGAACGACGGCGGGACCCTCACCGTCGATTCCGTCGTCCTCGCGCTGGGCCACCTCGCGTCCCGCCTCAGCCCGGAACAGCGCGAACTGCAGGCTGCCGCCGCCCGATTCGGCCTGCGTTACTTCCCGCCCGCCGTCCCGGCCGACGTCGACTGGAGCGTGATTCCTGCCCAGGAGCCGGTATTGGTCCGCGGGATGGGGCTGAACTTCTTCGACGTGATGGGCCAGCTCACGGAGGGCAGGGGAGGGAAGTTCGTGGAGGCAGGGGACGCCCTCGAGTACCGGGCTTCGGGCCAGGAGCCGATAATCTACGCCGCGTCCCGGCGCGGAACGCCGTACCGGTCCAAGGCCACCCTTGCGGGCTACTACCCGGCGTCGGTCACGCTCCGCTACTTCACCGGGAAGGCACTGCAGAGGTTCGCGGCGGCCGGAATTGTTCCGGCGTTCGACCACGACCTCTGGCCGCTCTTGCACCGGGACGCCCTCTGGGCCTATTACACAACCCTGCTGCGCTCGCAGCCGGATGCCGTTCAGGACCATGCCGCGTTCCTCAAGGAGCTGGACGAGGCACTGCACCCGCATGCCCACAGCACCGGGCGGTGGGAAGAGGACTTCAATGCCGTCGTAGGCCGCCATGTCCATCCGGGCAGCAGGCTGGACCTGCGAGGCCTTGCCGCTCCGCTGTCAGGGCGGACCTTCGCCTCGCGTGCCGAGCTGGATGCCGCCGTCGTCGATTACCTCGACGACGATGCGCGCCGCTCCGCGCTCGGCGAGGACGACCCCGTCAAGATGGCCATCGGGGCGCTGCACCACGGCCGTGCCGTGCTGAAATCGGTGGTGGCCGACGGCGGGATCACCGATGAGTCATGGGTCGCCGGCCTGCGGGGCTGGTTTGAGCCCTTGGTGGAGGGCCTCGCCAGCGGTCCTCCGGCGCTGCGCGCCGAGCAGTTGGCGGCACTGGCACGCGCCGGAATTGTCAGCTTCGTGGGTCCGGATCCTAAGTTCGGCGTGGCCCGCGGGAAGCGCGCCTTCACCGCCGCCTCGCCGTGGGTGCATGGGGGTGCCGCGGAAGCACACACGCTGGTGGAGGCACTGGCGCCGGCCAACCGGGTGGCCCTCAACGAGTCCCCGCTGCTGGAGCAGCTCCTCGCCGACGGGCTCGTGCGGCCACGGACCATGATGACGGTGGAAGGCACGCCGGTGCAGTCCTCCGGCCTCGACGTCCGCCCGCACCCGTACCGGCCGGTTGCGGCGAACGGCGAGCTCACGGACAGGATGTACGTGCTTGGGCTTCAGCTCTCGGCCACCCAGTGGGGAACGGCCATTGCCGCCGAAGCGGCCCAGCAGGCCGGTCCGGTGTACCCGAGCGGACAGCGAACCCTCCGCGACGCCGACGAGATCGCCCGCGGCATCCTTGGCCTTGCCCCAAACGCCTCCTCAGGTCCTGCCGCCTGA
- a CDS encoding VOC family protein produces MPTPEITPGAPCWIDLMTTDTNQAKQFYGELFGWDFQTGDQEKYGGYITATKNGKSVAGIMQKQEDQATMPDAWSVYLRTDDVAATAAAVTANGGQVYMEPMDVPEQGHMAFFGDASGAAVGAWQPREMRGFDLVAEPGASAWHELHTKDYAAAVKFYQEVFGWNTDVMSDTPEFRYTTLGAGRDAKAGIYDATADLPGEVPSNWVIYFAVEDADASIDKAVSLGATLVDGPDDTPFGRLATLTDPTGARFKLVADTGQGEADVAETGGQGAL; encoded by the coding sequence ATGCCCACCCCTGAAATCACGCCCGGCGCACCTTGTTGGATTGACCTCATGACCACCGACACCAACCAGGCGAAGCAGTTCTATGGCGAACTGTTCGGCTGGGATTTCCAGACTGGAGACCAGGAAAAGTACGGCGGATACATCACCGCCACCAAGAACGGCAAGAGCGTGGCCGGCATCATGCAGAAGCAGGAGGACCAGGCCACCATGCCGGACGCGTGGTCCGTGTACCTGCGCACCGACGACGTCGCCGCCACGGCCGCGGCGGTCACCGCCAACGGCGGCCAGGTCTACATGGAGCCCATGGATGTCCCGGAACAGGGCCACATGGCCTTCTTCGGTGACGCCTCCGGGGCCGCCGTCGGCGCGTGGCAGCCCAGGGAGATGCGCGGCTTCGATCTTGTTGCCGAGCCAGGCGCGTCGGCTTGGCATGAGCTCCACACAAAGGACTACGCCGCTGCGGTGAAGTTCTACCAGGAGGTGTTCGGCTGGAACACCGACGTCATGAGTGACACCCCGGAGTTCCGCTACACCACCCTGGGGGCAGGCCGGGACGCGAAGGCCGGAATCTACGACGCCACAGCCGACCTTCCCGGCGAAGTCCCCTCCAACTGGGTTATCTACTTCGCCGTCGAGGATGCAGACGCCTCCATCGACAAAGCTGTCAGCCTGGGCGCGACCCTCGTCGACGGGCCGGATGACACCCCCTTCGGCCGGTTGGCCACGCTGACGGACCCCACCGGGGCCAGGTTCAAGCTCGTCGCCGACACTGGCCAGGGCGAGGCGGACGTCGCCGAGACCGGCGGACAGGGCGCCCTGTAA
- a CDS encoding NAD(P)H-quinone oxidoreductase, whose amino-acid sequence MKAVFISEPGGPEVLEIREVPAPEPGQGEVLIDVVAAGLNRADVQQRRGYYPPPPGASEIPGLEVAGRIAGFGPGVTKPFSIGDKVVALLSGGGYAQQVAVPSEQVLRIPDGVDLVTAAALPEVAATVYSNLVMTAQLQPGETVLIHGATGGIGTMAIQLAKALGATVAATAGTDEKVSTAKAFLGADIAINYAEEDFAESLRTQNGGKGADVILDVVGAKYLQKNVDALADYGRLVVIGLQGGAKGELDLGQLLRKRAAVVATALRPRPAAEKGVIMTAVRDYVWPLVAEGRIHPLVAKTFPLDQARAAHKYFDSGEHVGKVLLVM is encoded by the coding sequence ATGAAAGCCGTCTTTATCTCGGAGCCCGGCGGGCCGGAAGTGCTGGAAATCCGCGAGGTGCCGGCTCCCGAGCCGGGCCAGGGCGAGGTCCTCATCGATGTTGTGGCGGCGGGCCTGAACCGCGCCGACGTCCAGCAGCGGAGGGGCTACTACCCGCCCCCGCCGGGTGCCTCGGAGATACCAGGGCTGGAGGTTGCCGGCAGGATCGCGGGCTTCGGCCCGGGGGTGACCAAGCCGTTTTCCATCGGGGACAAAGTCGTGGCGCTGCTGTCCGGTGGCGGCTATGCGCAGCAGGTCGCGGTGCCCTCGGAACAGGTGCTGAGGATTCCCGACGGCGTCGATCTGGTCACCGCTGCCGCCCTGCCTGAAGTGGCGGCCACCGTGTATTCAAACCTGGTCATGACCGCGCAGCTGCAGCCGGGGGAGACGGTCCTGATCCACGGCGCCACGGGAGGCATCGGCACCATGGCCATCCAGTTGGCCAAGGCGTTGGGCGCTACCGTGGCAGCCACCGCGGGCACCGACGAAAAGGTCAGCACCGCCAAGGCATTTCTTGGTGCGGACATCGCTATCAACTATGCGGAGGAAGACTTCGCCGAGAGCCTCCGCACGCAGAACGGGGGCAAGGGTGCCGACGTCATCCTGGACGTGGTGGGCGCCAAGTACCTGCAGAAGAACGTCGACGCCCTTGCGGATTACGGCCGGCTCGTTGTCATCGGGCTGCAGGGAGGCGCAAAGGGGGAACTGGACCTCGGTCAGCTGCTGCGCAAGCGGGCAGCCGTCGTGGCCACGGCGCTCCGGCCCCGACCGGCTGCGGAGAAGGGCGTCATCATGACGGCGGTCAGGGACTACGTGTGGCCCCTCGTCGCTGAAGGGCGGATCCACCCGCTGGTGGCCAAAACCTTTCCGCTGGACCAGGCCAGGGCGGCCCACAAGTACTTCGACTCCGGCGAACACGTGGGCAAGGTCCTACTGGTGATGTAA